The following are encoded in a window of Candidatus Jordarchaeales archaeon genomic DNA:
- a CDS encoding HEPN domain-containing protein, with amino-acid sequence MLDEEEYSRWIRSALSSARGDLEKGDYNWACFKAQQAAEFVVRGLFHGLGFPAYGRSVSKLFECLPESLSAECPIWEARVLDRYYIPIKIS; translated from the coding sequence GTGCTGGATGAGGAGGAGTATTCGAGGTGGATTAGGTCTGCTTTGAGTTCTGCTAGGGGTGACTTAGAGAAGGGTGATTACAACTGGGCTTGTTTTAAGGCTCAGCAGGCGGCTGAGTTTGTTGTCAGGGGGCTATTTCACGGGCTCGGTTTTCCTGCCTATGGACGTAGTGTGTCGAAGTTGTTTGAATGTCTCCCAGAGAGTTTAAGTGCTGAGTGCCCTATTTGGGAAGCTAGAGTTTTGGACAGGTATTATATTCCAATTAAGATATCCTAA
- a CDS encoding nucleotidyltransferase domain-containing protein: MEVVKERRRVREEVIGKVSEWARGLPFKCTVVLIGSYARGDFNLWSDVDLLLISDELKGKPLERMKKHRRDLRVPSYTVNC; encoded by the coding sequence GTGGAGGTTGTTAAGGAGAGAAGGCGTGTTAGAGAAGAAGTGATCGGAAAGGTCTCGGAGTGGGCGCGCGGCTTGCCCTTCAAGTGTACCGTGGTGCTTATCGGGTCTTACGCGAGAGGTGACTTCAACCTTTGGAGTGACGTAGACCTCCTCCTTATTTCTGACGAGCTTAAGGGTAAACCCTTAGAGAGAATGAAAAAACATAGACGCGACCTCAGGGTTCCAAGTTATACCGTTAACTGTTGA
- a CDS encoding aldehyde ferredoxin oxidoreductase N-terminal domain-containing protein: protein MKSDFYGYAGKVLYVDLSRGKVVVEALDSGYAEALIGGFGVNNMIAYEHAPPMVDPFAPESVVVFGAGPLNGTIAPGAGKVHVTAKMPLTGFYGTSGGGGGFAAQLKFAGYDHLVVAGRAKRPVVLVVEDEEVSFEDAKDLWGGLIYNVTAELWERYSGSSVIAIGPAGENLVKFSIALVDNVASLGRGGLGAVLGSKNLKAIVVKGSGGVKIADAERFFNAVEALHRRIKEYPFRSLVAEYGMMAGWLAWAEMFQVSREEAEAYFNQEVFSGKVKVASIACPSCPLSDKFLFRMPEENVYVWATDYLTPLMVFGYLFQIKDYRKVLKLTAAVNQYGIDMLSLSSIVRFLLAAYGEGLVTREDLGGLVPKADAETVLAVVNLMVQRKGIGSLLAEGWRAVLKKFGDFAERHVALVKGLDVLYDPRRTYFGSLEFEQLVCPRGPTSNSGGSPTYVPGKSIEDFRKHCDRICVSSEAIERILEGGELNIGRLVRHFEDWYSVLSSLGICNRAYVNRFYSMKICAELYSSATGIEKTPQELKLAGERAWNVQKMLNVREGHTKHHDLPPRQWFQPLVERGRRYVVTDYFRRRELTENDLEKALRDYYEERGWNPETGTPTEEKLRQLGLMENRRSR, encoded by the coding sequence ATGAAGTCCGATTTTTACGGCTATGCGGGAAAAGTGCTTTACGTTGACCTTTCGAGAGGGAAGGTTGTAGTTGAAGCGCTGGATTCAGGTTATGCTGAAGCGTTGATTGGGGGTTTCGGAGTTAACAACATGATAGCCTATGAACATGCTCCCCCCATGGTTGACCCATTCGCGCCTGAAAGCGTAGTCGTCTTTGGGGCAGGCCCCCTCAATGGCACCATAGCGCCGGGTGCCGGGAAAGTTCACGTGACGGCGAAGATGCCGCTGACGGGCTTTTATGGGACGTCTGGTGGAGGCGGGGGCTTTGCCGCTCAACTTAAGTTTGCCGGCTACGACCACTTAGTGGTGGCTGGGAGGGCTAAGAGACCCGTAGTCCTCGTAGTGGAAGATGAAGAGGTAAGTTTTGAGGACGCTAAGGATCTTTGGGGTGGCTTGATTTATAATGTGACGGCGGAGCTCTGGGAGAGGTATTCTGGTTCAAGCGTCATCGCCATAGGTCCCGCGGGGGAAAACCTTGTGAAGTTTTCCATCGCGTTAGTGGACAACGTGGCTTCACTTGGCAGGGGAGGGCTGGGAGCTGTTCTTGGATCCAAGAACCTTAAAGCGATTGTCGTGAAAGGTAGCGGGGGAGTTAAGATCGCGGACGCTGAAAGGTTCTTCAACGCGGTTGAAGCGCTCCATAGGCGGATAAAGGAATACCCGTTTAGGTCTCTCGTGGCAGAGTACGGTATGATGGCGGGTTGGCTGGCTTGGGCCGAAATGTTCCAGGTTTCAAGGGAGGAAGCTGAAGCATACTTCAACCAGGAAGTGTTCTCCGGGAAAGTTAAGGTTGCGAGCATAGCGTGCCCCTCATGTCCTCTCTCCGACAAGTTCCTTTTCAGAATGCCGGAGGAAAATGTCTACGTTTGGGCTACAGACTACCTTACACCCCTCATGGTTTTCGGCTACCTTTTTCAGATAAAAGACTACAGGAAAGTGCTCAAGTTGACGGCTGCAGTCAACCAGTACGGCATAGATATGCTTTCACTTTCAAGCATAGTGAGGTTCTTACTGGCCGCGTACGGTGAGGGGTTAGTGACGCGGGAAGACCTTGGAGGGCTAGTTCCCAAGGCGGATGCCGAAACAGTCCTCGCGGTGGTAAACCTAATGGTTCAGAGGAAGGGCATAGGCAGCTTGCTCGCTGAAGGGTGGCGTGCAGTACTCAAAAAGTTTGGCGACTTCGCCGAGAGACACGTTGCACTAGTCAAGGGTTTAGATGTGCTTTACGACCCTCGTAGGACGTACTTTGGCTCACTGGAGTTCGAGCAGCTCGTCTGTCCGCGCGGGCCGACGTCTAACTCCGGTGGATCACCAACATATGTGCCCGGCAAAAGCATTGAAGACTTCAGGAAGCACTGTGATAGGATATGTGTTTCCAGTGAAGCCATCGAAAGGATACTGGAAGGGGGAGAGTTGAACATCGGTAGGCTCGTGAGGCACTTTGAGGACTGGTATTCTGTCCTCAGCTCTCTCGGAATCTGTAATAGGGCTTACGTCAACAGGTTTTACAGCATGAAGATTTGCGCTGAGCTTTACTCTTCAGCCACCGGGATAGAAAAGACGCCTCAGGAGCTTAAGCTTGCGGGGGAGAGGGCGTGGAATGTTCAAAAGATGCTTAACGTAAGGGAAGGGCACACCAAGCATCACGACCTGCCTCCACGCCAATGGTTCCAGCCCCTTGTAGAAAGGGGGAGGAGGTATGTCGTGACAGACTACTTCAGGAGGCGTGAGCTAACCGAGAATGACTTAGAGAAGGCGCTGAGAGACTATTATGAGGAAAGAGGGTGGAATCCCGAAACAGGCACACCTACTGAAGAAAAACTTCGACAGCTTGGATTAATGGAGAACCGTCGGTCTAGATAA